The Aurantiacibacter arachoides genome window below encodes:
- a CDS encoding thermonuclease family protein: MKQPSYDKDQLHSLDRARQRRRKKQGVRSLGLAAVAFIGTFVGGFILTSDSSANQQPATQLAALSVLPENSAMPICDGPMRVTCVVDGDTFWLEGEKIRIADIDTPEVSQPQCEGEAELGRRATVRLAELLNAGAFELQSIGERDRDQYGRLLRVITRDGQSLGDQLVREGLARTWTGRRQPWC, encoded by the coding sequence ATGAAGCAACCGAGTTACGATAAGGATCAGCTCCATTCGCTCGACCGAGCTCGTCAGAGACGGCGCAAAAAGCAAGGCGTCAGATCACTCGGTCTTGCGGCTGTCGCCTTCATCGGAACGTTCGTCGGCGGCTTCATCCTTACAAGTGATTCATCGGCGAACCAGCAACCAGCTACACAGCTAGCCGCGCTGAGCGTGCTGCCGGAAAATTCGGCGATGCCAATCTGCGATGGGCCCATGCGCGTCACCTGCGTGGTCGACGGCGACACCTTTTGGCTCGAGGGCGAAAAGATCAGGATTGCCGATATAGACACCCCGGAAGTCTCGCAGCCGCAATGCGAAGGCGAAGCAGAGCTCGGTCGTCGCGCGACAGTCCGGCTCGCCGAGCTTCTAAATGCAGGCGCGTTCGAGCTTCAATCGATCGGAGAGCGTGACCGTGATCAATATGGGCGCCTGCTGCGTGTCATCACCCGCGATGGCCAATCGCTTGGCGATCAGCTCGTTCGCGAAGGCCTAGCAAGGACTTGGACCGGGCGGAGGCAGCCCTGGTGCTGA
- a CDS encoding DUF6961 family protein codes for MNRDQEIWGMALWVEKHHGADGWLYIAQQQDRLLEQGDYDGMALWRKVKDRLAALAPHDADTPSS; via the coding sequence ATGAACCGAGATCAAGAAATCTGGGGCATGGCGCTGTGGGTCGAGAAGCATCACGGCGCGGATGGGTGGCTGTACATCGCGCAACAGCAAGACCGACTTCTCGAGCAGGGCGACTACGACGGGATGGCGTTGTGGCGGAAAGTCAAAGACCGGCTAGCTGCTCTAGCACCACACGATGCCGACACCCCGTCAAGCTAA
- a CDS encoding recombinase family protein, whose product MSEHGILSPKRCAIYTRKSTNKRLDHDVNSLVTQREIASAYVRSQQYKGWVELSDTYDDGGHSGSGLERPALARLMQDIEAGQIDTVVVYKIDRLTRSLLDFVRLIEMFDRRNVSLVSVSQAFDTSDSMGRMILNVLLTFSQFEREMIAERVRDSIRTRKRHGKVHGGLPPFGYIATRAGLKVEPAEAEIVRFIFSEFLRTERYTAVMTAVREAGMCSSVKPTAKGEPRGGKAISPSTVYGILQNPIYIGEIRGHDQNYPGEHEPLVDRATWDRVQALCIKRRKRPPDAKETRHFLAGLLWDELGRHMLLDLNWHRGKTYCAYASSNAMWSQKEYRRAYRANADDLDRLVIATVAHFMADRRCLRMALKALGVLGDELENLAEQGAQAADRIAAVPAEDRKEVFAAILVRIEVGEDELTLTFRGLELRRFLEWNGRGKFYGRHADWPCSDARWEHKVAARVVTAERWPSLHINPRDPAQVANPDKKLISLIRSARKAQSLVEDNRDWSIEELARKQGCRPAHFARLVRVNYLAPDITTAILDGRQPTALTRDLILRSNVPTDWGLQRRLYGFAQPERAIAPRNLFGRGMWPGRPAECEVD is encoded by the coding sequence ATGAGCGAGCATGGAATTCTATCACCCAAACGCTGCGCGATCTACACGCGCAAGAGCACAAACAAGCGATTGGATCATGATGTCAATTCGCTCGTAACCCAGCGCGAGATCGCCAGCGCATATGTCCGAAGCCAGCAATACAAGGGCTGGGTGGAGCTGTCCGATACCTATGACGATGGAGGGCATTCCGGCAGCGGACTGGAACGGCCGGCTTTGGCCCGCCTCATGCAGGATATCGAGGCCGGGCAGATCGACACTGTGGTGGTATACAAAATCGATCGACTGACGCGCAGCCTTCTCGACTTTGTGCGGCTTATCGAGATGTTCGATCGCCGAAACGTCTCCTTGGTTTCCGTATCGCAGGCGTTCGACACGTCCGACAGCATGGGACGAATGATCCTCAACGTGCTGCTCACGTTCTCCCAGTTCGAACGCGAGATGATCGCTGAGCGAGTGCGCGATAGCATCCGCACCCGCAAACGGCATGGAAAGGTTCATGGCGGTCTGCCGCCCTTTGGCTACATCGCAACGAGAGCCGGTTTGAAGGTGGAACCCGCCGAAGCGGAAATCGTGCGCTTCATCTTTTCTGAGTTTCTTCGGACCGAGCGTTACACCGCCGTGATGACCGCGGTTCGCGAGGCCGGGATGTGCAGCTCGGTGAAGCCAACGGCAAAAGGTGAGCCGCGCGGGGGAAAAGCAATATCGCCAAGCACCGTCTACGGCATCCTTCAGAACCCGATCTACATCGGCGAAATTCGAGGCCATGATCAAAACTATCCTGGCGAACACGAGCCTCTCGTCGATCGCGCAACGTGGGACCGCGTACAGGCGCTTTGCATCAAGAGACGGAAGCGGCCACCGGATGCCAAGGAGACTAGGCACTTTCTCGCCGGCTTGCTGTGGGATGAGTTGGGACGGCACATGCTGCTCGACCTCAACTGGCATCGCGGGAAAACATACTGTGCCTATGCGTCGAGCAACGCGATGTGGTCCCAGAAAGAGTACCGCCGTGCCTATCGCGCCAATGCCGACGATCTTGACCGTCTCGTCATCGCGACCGTCGCGCATTTCATGGCAGACCGCCGCTGCTTGAGAATGGCGCTCAAGGCTCTCGGCGTTCTTGGCGATGAATTGGAAAACCTTGCCGAGCAGGGCGCACAAGCGGCCGACCGCATTGCCGCAGTTCCGGCCGAGGACCGAAAAGAGGTGTTCGCCGCGATCCTGGTGCGAATTGAGGTTGGCGAGGATGAGCTCACCCTGACCTTTCGCGGGCTCGAACTCCGCCGCTTTCTCGAATGGAATGGAAGGGGTAAATTTTATGGAAGGCACGCCGACTGGCCATGCAGCGATGCTCGCTGGGAGCACAAGGTCGCGGCACGGGTCGTCACAGCAGAACGATGGCCGTCCCTTCATATCAATCCGCGCGATCCGGCGCAGGTTGCCAATCCCGACAAAAAACTAATCAGCCTCATACGCAGTGCACGGAAGGCGCAATCACTCGTCGAGGATAACCGAGATTGGTCGATTGAGGAGCTAGCGCGAAAGCAAGGCTGTCGACCCGCCCATTTCGCGAGACTCGTCCGCGTCAACTATCTTGCCCCCGACATCACGACTGCAATCCTTGACGGACGACAGCCAACGGCGCTCACTCGTGATCTCATTCTAAGGTCTAACGTTCCGACGGACTGGGGTCTCCAGCGTAGACTTTACGGGTTTGCCCAGCCCGAGAGGGCAATTGCTCCGCGTAATCTATTCGGACGCGGTATGTGGCCCGGCCGGCCTGCTGAGTGCGAGGTGGATTAG